GGACCACGAAGAACGTCCCCGCATCAAGGGCGGGTTCCTGACCGGCGAGATCATCGACGCCGCGCAGGCCGTGACGCTTTCAAAGCTGCCCGGCAGAGACGAACTGCTGGCCAAGACCGTCGGCGGCATCGCAGCGCCGATCAACGGTCTGGTATTCACGTTGTCCGGCGTACTGGGCGGCCTGGTCCGCACCCTGTCGGCCGTATCGCAGCAGAAGGCTTCGCAGCAGGAGCGTTGAGCAGCACATCGAGAACATTAACGGCAGTATCCCTTAAATCCAATGGAGGTATGAATCATGGCCGTGTCCGATATCGTAGATCAGATTGAACAGCTGACGGTGCTGGAATTGAATGATCTCGTGAAGACGCTCGAAGACAAGTTCGGTGTTTCAGCCGCGGCAACGGTGGCTGTCGCCGCACCCGGCGCCGCAGACGCGGCCGCGCCGGTGGAGGAGGAAAAAGACAGCTTCGACGTCGTGCTGACCGGTTTCGGCGACAAGAAGATCCAGGTCATCAAGGTCGTGCGCGCGATCACGGGCCTGGGGCTGAAAGAGGCCAAGGCGCTGGTTGACGGCGTTCCCGGCGCACTTAAGGAGGGTGTCCCGAAAGAAGAAGCCGACGACATTCAGAAGCAGATCGAAGAAGCGGGCGGAACAGTCGAACTCAAATAGGCGGGAAGGAAAGCCAGGACCGGGTCCGCGCGGCAAGTGCGGCGATCCCGTCACGCGCACGGGGTCGTTGCCTTTCGTCCGCGGGTACTATTCACCTCCCTGCCGAAAGGAAGTGGTCAGCCGATGGATAATACCCAGATCACACGCCACGATTATTCCAAACTGCCCTCCATCATCGAAATGCCGAATCTTCTGGCGGTCCAGATAGATTCCTTCAACGCGTTTCTGCAGGCCGACGTGCCCGTTTCCGAACGCCTGAACCAGGGCCTGCAGGCCGTTTTCCTCGACATTTTCCCCATCACGGATATCCACGAACATTTCTCGCTCGAGTTCATCGAGTACATGCTCGGCGAGCCCAAGTATACCGTGCTCGAGTGCCAGGAACGGGGCATGACCTACGCGATCCCCCTGAAGGCGCGGCTGCGCCTGGTGATCCGCGAGGAGGGGGACGGCAAGAAAACGGCCGACAGCAAGAACGCAAAAGCCGAAAACAGGAAGGTCAAGGACATCATCGAGCAGACCGTCTTCCTCGGCGAGCTCCCCCTGATCACGGAGAAGGGCACCTTCATCATCAACGGCGCCGAACGGGTCATCGTGTCCCAGTTGCAGCGTTCCTACGGCGTGTTCTTTTCCGAAGAGACCCACCCCAACGGCAAGCAGCTTTATTCCGCCCGCATCATTCCCGAGCACGGCACCTGGCTGGAGTTCAGCCTGGACGTGAACGACGTGCTCTTCGTGCACATAGACCGGAAGCGGAAATTTCCCGTGACGCTGCTGCTGCGGGCCCTGGGCTACGAAAGCAACGAAGAAATCTACCAGCTGTTCTACGAGTTCGACGACGTCCGGTCCAACAAGGCTGCCGAACTGGTCGGCCGGAGCATCGGTGCGCCGGTGGTCGACAAGAAGACCGGCGAGATCGTTGCCGAGAGCGGCGAACCGCTCACGGAAGCGCTGGCGGAAACGCTGGCCGAAGGGAACGGCCACCCGGCCAAGGTCAAGATCGTCCGGATGGACCCGACCCGGGAGCCGGATGTCCTGGCCAATACCTTCAAGAAGGACACGACCTCCACGTCGGAAGAAGCGCTGTCCAAGATGTACAGCCTGCTGCGGCCGGGCGATCCGCCCAACCTGGAAACGGCCCAGGCCCTGATGGACCGCATGTTCTTCAACCAGAAGCGGTACAACCTGGCGGCCGTCGGGCGCCACCGGCTCAACAAGCGCCTGAACCTGGACGTGCCGATCGATACGACCATCCTGACGGCGAACGACTTCATCGCCATCATCGACTACCTGCTGAAACTGCGGCGGGGCGAAGGCGTCACCGACGACATCGACCACCTGGGCAACCGGCGGACGCGGTCCGTGGGCGAACTCCTCGCCCAGCAGTTCAATACCGGACTGACCCGCATGTCCCGGACCATCCGGGACCGGATCAGCCTCCACGACGCCGATTCGATCACGCCCCAGGACCTGGTGAACGCCCGGACGGTCTCGTCCGTGATCGCCGCGTTCTTCGGCAGCAGCCAGCTGTCGCAGTTCATGGAGCAGACCAACCCCCTGGCCGAACTGACGCACAAGCGCAGGCTCAGTTCACTCGGCCCGGGCGGCCTGGACCGGTCGCACGCCAGTTTCGAGGTCCGCGACGTGCACCATACCCACTACGGGCGCATCTGTCCCATCGAGACGCCGGAAGGTCCGAACATCGGCCTGATCGCCTACATGGGCACCTACGGCAGGATCAACCGGTTCGGCTTCATCGAGACGCCCTACCGCAGGGTCGAGAAAGGCCGGATCACCGAGAAGATCGACTACCTGTCGGCCGATCAGGAAGAGGACTACATGATCGCGCAGGCCGCGATTTCGCTGGACGAAGAAGGACGCATCGTCGGCCGCATCCCCACGCGCAACAAGGGAGACATCAAGCTGGTCGACCCCGCCGAGGTCGACTACATGGATGTCTCGCCCAAGCAGATCCTCGGCGTGTCCGCGGCCCTGATCCCCTTCCTGGAACACGACGACGCCAACCGGGCCCTCATGGGCTCCAACATGCAGCGGCAGGCCGTACCCCTCCTGCGCACCGAGGCGCCCCTCGTGGGCACCGGCATGGAGCGGAAGGTCGCCGTGGATTCGGGCGCGGTGGTGGTCGCCAGGCAGAGCGGGACCGTGACGCAAGTCTCGGCCGACATGATCACGGTGTCGCCGGACGACACCGATGATTCCGATCTCTTCGACACGCCGCCCGACGTGTACCCGCTGACCAAATTCAAGAAATCGAACCAGGAGACCTGTATCAACCAGAAGCCGATCGTGCAGACCGGTGCCCGCGTGGAAGCGGGGCAGGTACTCGCGGACGGACCCGCCACGGACCAGGGTGAACTCGCCCTTGGCCGCAACGTGCTGACCGCATTCATGTCCTGGGAAGGATACAATTTCGAAGACGCCATCGTCGTCAGCGAAAGACTGGTCAAGCAGGATATCTTCTCTTCCATCCACATCACCGAATTCGAGCTTCCCGCCCGCGAGACGAAGGTAGGCACCGAGGAGTTCACCTGCGAGATCCCCAACGTGAGCGAGGACGCCGTCCGCAACCTGGACGAATCCGGCATCATCCGGATCGGCGCCGAGGTGGGGCCCGGCGACATCCTCGTGGGCAAGGTGACCCCGAAGGGCGAACGGGAGCTGTCTCCGGAGGAACGCCTGCTGCGCGCCATCTTCGGCGAGAAGGCCGGCGACGTGCGGGACGCCTCCCTGAAGGCGCCTCCGGGCATGCAGGGCATTGTCATCGACACCCGACTCTACAGCCGCAAGGACAGCGACAGCGTCGCCCGCGAGAAGGAACGGGAGACCCTGCGCGAACTCGAGCGCGACTACCAGCAGCGCATCGACCAGGTCAAGGAGACGCGCAACGACAAGCTCAAGGAACTGCTCAAGGGCAAGGTGTGCGTCGAGCTGCGGGACGGAGAGACCGACGAAGTCGTGGTCCCGGCCAAGCGGAAGTACACGGACAGCCGGCTGGCGGAACTCGAATTCGACCGGATCATCCAGAGTGAGCGGTGGGTGGTCAACGCGGCCCTGAA
This window of the Gemmatimonadota bacterium genome carries:
- the rplJ gene encoding 50S ribosomal protein L10; translated protein: LRAESVECRVIKNARTRLAGAGSGLPDLGETLDGPTALVMSADPVAPAKVIIDFGKDHEERPRIKGGFLTGEIIDAAQAVTLSKLPGRDELLAKTVGGIAAPINGLVFTLSGVLGGLVRTLSAVSQQKASQQER
- the rpoB gene encoding DNA-directed RNA polymerase subunit beta, translated to MDNTQITRHDYSKLPSIIEMPNLLAVQIDSFNAFLQADVPVSERLNQGLQAVFLDIFPITDIHEHFSLEFIEYMLGEPKYTVLECQERGMTYAIPLKARLRLVIREEGDGKKTADSKNAKAENRKVKDIIEQTVFLGELPLITEKGTFIINGAERVIVSQLQRSYGVFFSEETHPNGKQLYSARIIPEHGTWLEFSLDVNDVLFVHIDRKRKFPVTLLLRALGYESNEEIYQLFYEFDDVRSNKAAELVGRSIGAPVVDKKTGEIVAESGEPLTEALAETLAEGNGHPAKVKIVRMDPTREPDVLANTFKKDTTSTSEEALSKMYSLLRPGDPPNLETAQALMDRMFFNQKRYNLAAVGRHRLNKRLNLDVPIDTTILTANDFIAIIDYLLKLRRGEGVTDDIDHLGNRRTRSVGELLAQQFNTGLTRMSRTIRDRISLHDADSITPQDLVNARTVSSVIAAFFGSSQLSQFMEQTNPLAELTHKRRLSSLGPGGLDRSHASFEVRDVHHTHYGRICPIETPEGPNIGLIAYMGTYGRINRFGFIETPYRRVEKGRITEKIDYLSADQEEDYMIAQAAISLDEEGRIVGRIPTRNKGDIKLVDPAEVDYMDVSPKQILGVSAALIPFLEHDDANRALMGSNMQRQAVPLLRTEAPLVGTGMERKVAVDSGAVVVARQSGTVTQVSADMITVSPDDTDDSDLFDTPPDVYPLTKFKKSNQETCINQKPIVQTGARVEAGQVLADGPATDQGELALGRNVLTAFMSWEGYNFEDAIVVSERLVKQDIFSSIHITEFELPARETKVGTEEFTCEIPNVSEDAVRNLDESGIIRIGAEVGPGDILVGKVTPKGERELSPEERLLRAIFGEKAGDVRDASLKAPPGMQGIVIDTRLYSRKDSDSVAREKERETLRELERDYQQRIDQVKETRNDKLKELLKGKVCVELRDGETDEVVVPAKRKYTDSRLAELEFDRIIQSERWVVNAALNEQVRKVIQASAKNIREIENQLEREQEKIRRGDELAPGVIQLVKVYVAKKRKLSVGDKMAGRHGNKGVVAKIVPEEDMPYLPDGRHIDIILNPLGVPGRMNLGQIMEIHIGWVAREEGRYIATPVFDGASIDEIKKALDDAGLPESGKSTLFDGKTGLPFDKEVTVGYMYVMKLNHLVEDKIHARSIGPYSLVTQQPLGGKAQFGGQRFGEMEVWALQAYGASYTLQEMLTVKSDDVNGRSRLYEAIVKGDNPPEPGIPESFNVLVKELQSLALDVQLEE
- the rplL gene encoding 50S ribosomal protein L7/L12; protein product: MMAVSDIVDQIEQLTVLELNDLVKTLEDKFGVSAAATVAVAAPGAADAAAPVEEEKDSFDVVLTGFGDKKIQVIKVVRAITGLGLKEAKALVDGVPGALKEGVPKEEADDIQKQIEEAGGTVELK